One Aphidius gifuensis isolate YNYX2018 linkage group LG3, ASM1490517v1, whole genome shotgun sequence DNA window includes the following coding sequences:
- the LOC122852526 gene encoding 7SK snRNA methylphosphate capping enzyme-like, producing the protein MMSSAQVDRPTKVGHHHVNKKESEKSRKTFTQQSSSHNKKHNKPDEGRHFKFGRKRTQSFSGNGKFFAPYKRRKKDGVIIPPTKFLLGGNICDPLNLNSMQDEEVNRAMNAVTPKSSPLPTPRHRKEVIEVIIPPNLCDPLNLNNPMADMEEYEKQLISPTKRGLKKRHRKRKRASSGSGKEDVIEPQTTVPSTTASATITTSTPAIIITTTTPTENVAVASSSSTITATTETITTPIITSSSSSTTAAAAVESTTTVNTNLIEQKTSKDTIDIDEKISAKEEKIIKQEQDNNNSTTDVVQIVDLQLPETSVSSKEQKIDSPQKDKNKLRLKGLDDIKDKRLRKVDIKDKIVSPVIPQPGAWKRLPHRSNQDKKKKGTPPLPNFRKKDERYQYGNYDKYYGYRNLHLEIDPRLTVFSQRKELFYGKDVLDIGCNIGHITLSVARDLAAHSVTGIDIDRKLIGIARANIKHYVNCVRSPASNQDNDDNNKRECDTSFFPMSMPINYGPIDVPGFTKNKDHKGFPYNVTFVQGNYILEDDSLLTSEQPQFDTILCLSITKWLHLNFGDAGLKQAFKRMHAQLRPGGVLVLESQRYDSYKKKKRLTERIYRNFQNIQFFPDKFTQYLLSSEVGFTKCEVVSIPCHPSKGFQRPVHLFTKAGTSPERAVTSLRYIARQAEKRAYELRVFERDLFPHEVIKFGNLSSQRSIESVGHYERLENVYAPSTTPCYDTPSHNNDSQSFEPDKSCHVYADTKQNDTTIKLNEEPENLRLKELRKRITCESPISTNDDNTTNEDNKTQQNHETKKEQNEDNNDIQEASSSSFVEHEKTNENQEQSTSTSDEIISNNNSVSTSKTSATDNT; encoded by the exons ATGATGTCATCAGCACAAGTTGATCGTCCGACAAAAGTAGGTCATCatcatgtaaataaaaaagaatcgGAAAAATCACGTAAAACTTTTACTCAACAATCATCATCacacaataaaaaacataataaaccTGATGAGGGTcgtcattttaaatttggtcGTAAGCGTACTCAAAGTTTTAGTGGTAATGGTAAATTTTTTGCACCTTATAAAAGACGTAAAAAAGATGGTGTTATAATACCACcaacaaaatttttacttgGTGGTAATATATGTGATCCTCTAAATTTAAACAGTATGCAAGATGAAGAAGTTAATAGAGCAATGAATGCTGTTACACCAAAATCAAGTCCATTACCAACACCAAGACATCGTAAAGAAGTTATTGAAGTTATAATACCACCAAATCTTTGTgatccattaaatttaaataatccaaTGGCTGATATGGAAGaatatgaaaaacaattaatatcacCAACTAAAAGAGGCTTAAAAAAACGTCATAGAAAACGTAAACGTGCATCATCTGGATCTGGAAAAGAAGATGTTATTGAACCACAAACAACAGTGccatcaacaacagcatcagccacaataacaacatcaacaccagcaataataataacaacaacaacaccaacagaAAATGTTGCAgtagcatcatcatcatcaacaataactgCAACAActgaaacaataacaacaccaataattacatcatcatcatcatcaacaacagctgCAGCAGCAGTagaatcaacaacaacagtaaatacaaatttaattgaacaaaAGACATCTAAAGATActattgatattgatgaaaagaTTTCagcaaaagaagaaaaaataataaaacaagaacaagacaataataattcaacaactgATGTTGTACAAATTGTTGATTTACAATTACCAGAAACATCAGTATCATccaaagaacaaaaaattgatagtccacaaaaagataaaaataaattacgttTAAAAGgacttgatgatattaaagACAAACGTTTAAGAAAAGTTgatattaaagataaaatagtTAGTCCAGTTATACCACAACCAGGTGCATGGAAACGTTTACCACACAGATcaaatcaagataaaaaaaaaaaaggtacacCACCATTACCAAATTTTCGTAAAAAAGATGAAAGATATCAGTATggtaattatgataaatattatggATATAGAAATTTACATCTTGAAATTGATCCAAGATTAACTGTATTTTCACAaagaaaagaattattttatggTAAAGATGTACTTGATATTGGATGTAATATTGGACATATTACATTATCAGTTGCTAGAGATTTGGCTGCACATAGTGTTACTGGTATTGATATTGATCGTAAATTAATTGGTATTGCTAGAGCAAATATTAAACATTATGTTAATTGTGTACGTTCACCAGCTAGTAATcaagataatgatgataataataaacgtgAATGTGATACTAGTTTTTTTCCAATGTCGATGCCAATTAATTATGGACCAATTGATGTTCCTggttttactaaaaataaagatcACAAAGGTTTTCCATACAATGTCACATTTGTTcag ggTAATTATATATTAGAGGATGATTCATTATTGACATCAGAGCAGCCACAATTTGATACAATTTTGTGTCTTTCAATAACAAAATggttacatttaaattttggtgATGCTGGATTGAAACAAGCATTTAAAAGAATGCATGCACAATTACGCCCAGGTGGTGTACTTGTTTTGGAATCTCAACGTTATGATAgctacaaaaaaaagaaaagattaaca gaACGAATATACaggaattttcaaaatattcaatttttcccAGATAAATTTACTCAGTATTTATTGTCATCTGAAGTTGGTTTTACAAAATGTGAAGTTGTATCAATTCCATGTCATCCATCAAAAGGTTTTCAACGTCCAGTTCATTTATTTACTAAAGCTGGTACAAGTCCAGAACGTGCAGTAACATCATTACGTTATATAGCAAGACAAGCTGAAAAAAGAGCATATGAACTTCGTGTATTTGAACGTGATTTATTTCCACATGAAGTTATTAAATTTGGTAATTTATCTAGCCAACGTAGTATTGAATCAGTTGGTCATTATGAACGTTTAGAAAATGTTTATGCACCAAGTACAACACCTTGTTATGATACACCAAGTCATAATAATGATAGTCAATCATTTGAACCAGATAAATCATGTCATGTTTATGCTGATACTAAACAAAATGATacgacaattaaattaaatgaagagCCAGAAAATTTAAGACTCAAAGAGCTTAGAAAACGTATTACTTGTGAATCACCAATTAGtacaaatgatgataatactacaaatgaagataataaaacacaacaaaatcatgaaacaaaaaaagaacaaaatgaagataataatgatattcaagaagcatcttcatcatcatttgttgaacatgaaaaaacaaatgaaaatcaaGAACAATCTACATCAACTTCAGATGAAATaatatctaataataattcagtAAGTACGAGCAAAACATCAGCCACTGATAATACAtaa
- the LOC122852524 gene encoding echinoderm microtubule-associated protein-like CG42247 isoform X1 — MNGVSIQNNNNNINGTAGGGMSGNGQEIVDQQEAPHRDDTTKAQARMAGTTKQLGGGVVGVGGNSTTENGTTSNVNEGHAIDDDSEEEASEDDDEENEDEDEEEEEEDSEKINNNNNVVGGVGVISGVGGNGNGSSGARVVEMNLTSGGGNETARGSQIGMEMGTMELSSGSTGGGGMGGYWRHSRPSSPRMPPPEQTEQRPKSRHEQIANATTRYNNLGYWRARRVTFYKNGDPYFPGVEFRFKPGRDIGSLEALLDRLSLRLDLPRGARHIFSMDGDRKLNLDELEDGASYVVSSYKTFKPASYGKKNNTWYTAPGGVGGGGGGVGASRGSIAGGGWQSRPAAVASLSRKASITEEAPPPGGGKPSSGRVIRIVNNLDHTVQCRVLLNLRTSQPFEEVLEDLGQVLKMNGAKRMFTVSGQEVRSFSQLRNEFADVDTFYLGTGAAMGMGASMVTSSPARRSRSRGPSIQMSDPIGDIGRQRRARSKSRPRALYAPDSEVVRVNDYSVVEVLREEPARVTIRGLRRSFYPPSHLPLVDNSPPDKKLQLEWVYGYRGTDTRRNLWVLPSGELLYYVAAVAVLFDREENSQRHYVGHTEDITCMEVHPSRELVASGQKAGRHRKAQPHVRIWSTETLLTLYVFGMTEFQMGVSALAFSQLNGGSYVLVVDAGREAILSVWQWQWGHLLGKVATLQEDLTGAAFHPLDDNLLITHGRGHLTFWNRRKDGFFERTDIIKPPSRTHVTSIQFEQDGDVVTADSDGFITVYSVDADGAYFVRMEFEAHNKGISSLVMLSEGTLLSGGEKDRKIAAWDSLQNYKRITDTKLPETAGGVRSIYPQRPGRNDGNIYVGTTRNNILEGSLQRRFNQVVFGHGRQLWGLAVHPDDEVFATAGHDKNIALWRRHKLLWTTQVGFECICIAFHPFGVALAAGSSEGHLLVLAADTGAAVATLRVCGSSLSCIGYNPTGEIIAMGSQNGSIYLFRVSRDGFSYKKSNKIRGTQPLVQLDWSSDSRFLQTVTQDYDLVFWDIKALQSEKSPIVMKDVKWHTHNCTVGYMVSGMWNNRYYPLTTVLTTSSRSAAHDMLVSGDAEGYLRLFRYPCTSAKAEYVEEKVYSSLLACARFLYNDQNIVTVGGTDAALMLWELVDE, encoded by the exons atgaatggtgtgtcaatacaaaataataataataatataaacggTACTGCAGGTGGTGGTATGTCAGGAAATGGTCAAGAAATTGTTGATCAGCAAGAGGCGCCACATCGTGACGATACCACGAAAGCACAAGCTCGAATGGCGGGAACAACAAAACAacttggtggtggtgttgttggtgttggtggtaATAGTACAACAGAGAATGGAACAACGTCAAATGTAAATGAGGGTCACGCAATTGATGATGACAGTGAAGAAGAAGCATCGGAGGATGACGATGAAGAAAATGAAGacgaagatgaagaagaagaggaagaggattcagaaaaaataaataataataataatgttgttgGTGGAGTTGGTGTTATTAGTGGTGTAGGTGGAAATGGAAATGGAAGTAGTGGCGCAAGGGTAGTTGAAATGAATTTAACAAGTGGGGGTGGAAATGAGACGGCGCGTGGTAGTCAAATTGGAATGGAAATGGGAACGATGGAATTGAGTAGTGGGAGTACCGGTGGAGGCGGCATGGGCGGTTACTGGAGGCATAGCAGACCCTCTAGTCCCCGCATGCCGCCTCCTGAGCAAACTGAACAGAGGCCAAAGAGCCGACACGAGCAAATTGCAAACGCCACAACGAGATACAATAATCTTGGATATTGGCGTGCACGACGTgtaacattttataaaaatggagATCCTTATTTTCCGGGTGTTGAATTTAg attCAAACCTGGTCGAGATATTGGCTCTCTTGAAGCACTCTTGGATCGTCTATCATTGCGTTTGGATCTTCCTCGGGGAGCTCGTCATATATTTTCCATGGATGGTGATCGTAAGCTTAATCTCGATGAACTGGAAGATGGTGCATCTTATGTTGTGTCAAGCTATAAAACTTTTaag ccggCGAgctatggtaaaaaaaataatacctgGTACACAGCACCAGGAGGTGTTGgaggtggaggtggtggtgttggtgcAAGTAGAGGAAGTATTGCAGGAGGTGGATGGCAAAGTAGACCAGCAGCGGTAGCAAGTCTTAGCAGAAAAGCTTCAATAACTGAAGAAGCACCCCCACCAGGTGGTGGAAAACCTTCATCTGGTCGTGTTATAAGAATTGTCAATAATTTAGATCACACTGTTCAG tgtCGAGTACTGCTAAATCTTCGTACATCACAACCATTTGAGGAAGTACTTGAAGACCTTGGTCAGGTTTTGAAAATGAACGGAGCCAAAAGAATGTTTACTGTCTCAGGCCAAGAG gtTCGAAGTTTTTCTCAGCTGAGAAATGAATTTGCTGATGTTGATACATTTTATTTGGGTACTGGTGCTGCAATGGGTATGGGTGCATCAATGGTAACATCATCACCAGCAAGAAGATCAAGATCACGTGGTCCATCAATACAAATGTCTGATCCTATTGGTGATATTGGAAGACAAAGAAGAGCACGTAGTAAAAGTAGACCACGTGCACTTTATGCACCTGATTCTGAAGTTGTTAGAGTTAATG atTACAGTGTAGTTGAAGTATTACGTGAAGAACCAGCAAGAGTAACAATACGTGGTTTAAGACGTTCATTTTATCCACCATCACATTTGCCACTTGTTGATAATTCACCaccagataaaaaattacaattagaatGGGTTTATGGATATCGTGGTACTGATACAAGAAGAAATTTATGGGTTTTACCAAGTggtgaattattatattatgttgctgctgttgctgtaTTATTTGATCGTGAAGAAAATTCACAACGTCATTATGTTGGTCATACTGAGGATATAACATGTATGGAAGTACATCCAAGTAGAGAATTAGTTGCATCTGGACAAAAAGCTGGTAGACATAGAAAAGCACAACCACATGTTCGTATTTGGTCAACAGAAACATTATTAACACTTTATGTATTTGGAATGACTGAATTTCAAATGGGAGTTTCAGCACTTGCATTTTCTCAACTt aaTGGTGGAAGTTATGTGCTGGTTGTTGATGCTGGTAGAGAAGCAATTTTATCTGTATGGCAATGGCAATGGGGTCATCTTCTTGGTAAAGTTGCA acACTCCAAGAAGATTTGACTGGTGCAGCTTTTCATCCACTTGATGATAATCTTTTGATAACTCATGGACGAGGACATTTGACCTTTTGGAATCGACGTAAAGATGGATTTTTTGAAAGAACTGATATTATTAAaccg ccATCAAGAACACATGTAACAAGTATACAATTTGAGCAAGATGGTGATGTTGTAACAGCAGATAGTGATGGTTTTATAACAGTTTATTCAGTTGATGCTGATGGTGCATATTTTGTTAGAATGGAATTTGAAGCACACAATAAAGGAATAAGTTCATTGGTAATGCTTTCTGAAGGTACTTTATTATCTGGTGGTGAAAAAGATCGTAAAATTGCTGCTTGGGATTCACTTCAAAATTACAAACGCATTACAGATACAaag cTACCTGAAACGGCAGGTGGTGTGCGCAGTATTTATCCTCAACGACCAGGTAGAAATGACGGAAACATTTATGTTGGCACGACAAGAAACAACATACTTGAGGGTTCATTACAACGTAGATTTAATCAAGTTGTATTTGGTCATGGTAGACAACTTTGGGGACTTGCTGTACATCCTGATGATGAAGTATTTGCAACTGCTGGAcacgataaaaatattgcactTTGGAGAAggcataaattattatggacAACACag gTTGGATTTGAATGTATTTGTATTGCATTTCATCCATTTGGAGTTGCACTTGCTGCAGGTTCATCAGAAGGACATCTTCTTGTACTTGCTGCTGATACTGGAGCAGCTGTTGCAACACTTAGAGTTTGTGGTTCTTCACTTTCATGTATTGGATATAATCcaa ctgGAGAAATAATTGCAATGGGATCACAAAATGGTAGTATTTATCTTTTTCGAGTATCAAGAGAtggtttttcatataaaaaaagtaataaaatacgTGGTACACAGCCACTTGTACAACTTGATTGGAGTTCAGATAGCAGATTTCTTCAAACTGTTACTCAAGATTATGATCTTGTATTTT ggGATATTAAAGCACTGCAATCAGAAAAAAGTCCAATAGTTATGAAAGATGTCAAATGGCATACTCACAATTGCACAGTTGGTTACATGGTttctg gcATGTGGAATAATCGTTATTATCCATTGACAACTGTACTAACAACATCTAGTCGTTCAGCAGCTCATGACATGCTTGTGAGTGGTGATGCCGAGGGTTATTTAAGACTATTTAGATATCCTTGTACCAGTGCAAAAGCTGAATATGTTGAAGAAAAAGTATACAGTTCATTATTGGCTTGTGCACGTTTTCTATATAATGATCAAAATATTGTTACTGTTGGTGGTACTGATGCAGCACTTATGCTCTGGGAATTAGTCGATGAATAA
- the LOC122852524 gene encoding echinoderm microtubule-associated protein-like CG42247 isoform X2 produces the protein MSGNGQEIVDQQEAPHRDDTTKAQARMAGTTKQLGGGVVGVGGNSTTENGTTSNVNEGHAIDDDSEEEASEDDDEENEDEDEEEEEEDSEKINNNNNVVGGVGVISGVGGNGNGSSGARVVEMNLTSGGGNETARGSQIGMEMGTMELSSGSTGGGGMGGYWRHSRPSSPRMPPPEQTEQRPKSRHEQIANATTRYNNLGYWRARRVTFYKNGDPYFPGVEFRFKPGRDIGSLEALLDRLSLRLDLPRGARHIFSMDGDRKLNLDELEDGASYVVSSYKTFKPASYGKKNNTWYTAPGGVGGGGGGVGASRGSIAGGGWQSRPAAVASLSRKASITEEAPPPGGGKPSSGRVIRIVNNLDHTVQCRVLLNLRTSQPFEEVLEDLGQVLKMNGAKRMFTVSGQEVRSFSQLRNEFADVDTFYLGTGAAMGMGASMVTSSPARRSRSRGPSIQMSDPIGDIGRQRRARSKSRPRALYAPDSEVVRVNDYSVVEVLREEPARVTIRGLRRSFYPPSHLPLVDNSPPDKKLQLEWVYGYRGTDTRRNLWVLPSGELLYYVAAVAVLFDREENSQRHYVGHTEDITCMEVHPSRELVASGQKAGRHRKAQPHVRIWSTETLLTLYVFGMTEFQMGVSALAFSQLNGGSYVLVVDAGREAILSVWQWQWGHLLGKVATLQEDLTGAAFHPLDDNLLITHGRGHLTFWNRRKDGFFERTDIIKPPSRTHVTSIQFEQDGDVVTADSDGFITVYSVDADGAYFVRMEFEAHNKGISSLVMLSEGTLLSGGEKDRKIAAWDSLQNYKRITDTKLPETAGGVRSIYPQRPGRNDGNIYVGTTRNNILEGSLQRRFNQVVFGHGRQLWGLAVHPDDEVFATAGHDKNIALWRRHKLLWTTQVGFECICIAFHPFGVALAAGSSEGHLLVLAADTGAAVATLRVCGSSLSCIGYNPTGEIIAMGSQNGSIYLFRVSRDGFSYKKSNKIRGTQPLVQLDWSSDSRFLQTVTQDYDLVFWDIKALQSEKSPIVMKDVKWHTHNCTVGYMVSGMWNNRYYPLTTVLTTSSRSAAHDMLVSGDAEGYLRLFRYPCTSAKAEYVEEKVYSSLLACARFLYNDQNIVTVGGTDAALMLWELVDE, from the exons ATGTCAGGAAATGGTCAAGAAATTGTTGATCAGCAAGAGGCGCCACATCGTGACGATACCACGAAAGCACAAGCTCGAATGGCGGGAACAACAAAACAacttggtggtggtgttgttggtgttggtggtaATAGTACAACAGAGAATGGAACAACGTCAAATGTAAATGAGGGTCACGCAATTGATGATGACAGTGAAGAAGAAGCATCGGAGGATGACGATGAAGAAAATGAAGacgaagatgaagaagaagaggaagaggattcagaaaaaataaataataataataatgttgttgGTGGAGTTGGTGTTATTAGTGGTGTAGGTGGAAATGGAAATGGAAGTAGTGGCGCAAGGGTAGTTGAAATGAATTTAACAAGTGGGGGTGGAAATGAGACGGCGCGTGGTAGTCAAATTGGAATGGAAATGGGAACGATGGAATTGAGTAGTGGGAGTACCGGTGGAGGCGGCATGGGCGGTTACTGGAGGCATAGCAGACCCTCTAGTCCCCGCATGCCGCCTCCTGAGCAAACTGAACAGAGGCCAAAGAGCCGACACGAGCAAATTGCAAACGCCACAACGAGATACAATAATCTTGGATATTGGCGTGCACGACGTgtaacattttataaaaatggagATCCTTATTTTCCGGGTGTTGAATTTAg attCAAACCTGGTCGAGATATTGGCTCTCTTGAAGCACTCTTGGATCGTCTATCATTGCGTTTGGATCTTCCTCGGGGAGCTCGTCATATATTTTCCATGGATGGTGATCGTAAGCTTAATCTCGATGAACTGGAAGATGGTGCATCTTATGTTGTGTCAAGCTATAAAACTTTTaag ccggCGAgctatggtaaaaaaaataatacctgGTACACAGCACCAGGAGGTGTTGgaggtggaggtggtggtgttggtgcAAGTAGAGGAAGTATTGCAGGAGGTGGATGGCAAAGTAGACCAGCAGCGGTAGCAAGTCTTAGCAGAAAAGCTTCAATAACTGAAGAAGCACCCCCACCAGGTGGTGGAAAACCTTCATCTGGTCGTGTTATAAGAATTGTCAATAATTTAGATCACACTGTTCAG tgtCGAGTACTGCTAAATCTTCGTACATCACAACCATTTGAGGAAGTACTTGAAGACCTTGGTCAGGTTTTGAAAATGAACGGAGCCAAAAGAATGTTTACTGTCTCAGGCCAAGAG gtTCGAAGTTTTTCTCAGCTGAGAAATGAATTTGCTGATGTTGATACATTTTATTTGGGTACTGGTGCTGCAATGGGTATGGGTGCATCAATGGTAACATCATCACCAGCAAGAAGATCAAGATCACGTGGTCCATCAATACAAATGTCTGATCCTATTGGTGATATTGGAAGACAAAGAAGAGCACGTAGTAAAAGTAGACCACGTGCACTTTATGCACCTGATTCTGAAGTTGTTAGAGTTAATG atTACAGTGTAGTTGAAGTATTACGTGAAGAACCAGCAAGAGTAACAATACGTGGTTTAAGACGTTCATTTTATCCACCATCACATTTGCCACTTGTTGATAATTCACCaccagataaaaaattacaattagaatGGGTTTATGGATATCGTGGTACTGATACAAGAAGAAATTTATGGGTTTTACCAAGTggtgaattattatattatgttgctgctgttgctgtaTTATTTGATCGTGAAGAAAATTCACAACGTCATTATGTTGGTCATACTGAGGATATAACATGTATGGAAGTACATCCAAGTAGAGAATTAGTTGCATCTGGACAAAAAGCTGGTAGACATAGAAAAGCACAACCACATGTTCGTATTTGGTCAACAGAAACATTATTAACACTTTATGTATTTGGAATGACTGAATTTCAAATGGGAGTTTCAGCACTTGCATTTTCTCAACTt aaTGGTGGAAGTTATGTGCTGGTTGTTGATGCTGGTAGAGAAGCAATTTTATCTGTATGGCAATGGCAATGGGGTCATCTTCTTGGTAAAGTTGCA acACTCCAAGAAGATTTGACTGGTGCAGCTTTTCATCCACTTGATGATAATCTTTTGATAACTCATGGACGAGGACATTTGACCTTTTGGAATCGACGTAAAGATGGATTTTTTGAAAGAACTGATATTATTAAaccg ccATCAAGAACACATGTAACAAGTATACAATTTGAGCAAGATGGTGATGTTGTAACAGCAGATAGTGATGGTTTTATAACAGTTTATTCAGTTGATGCTGATGGTGCATATTTTGTTAGAATGGAATTTGAAGCACACAATAAAGGAATAAGTTCATTGGTAATGCTTTCTGAAGGTACTTTATTATCTGGTGGTGAAAAAGATCGTAAAATTGCTGCTTGGGATTCACTTCAAAATTACAAACGCATTACAGATACAaag cTACCTGAAACGGCAGGTGGTGTGCGCAGTATTTATCCTCAACGACCAGGTAGAAATGACGGAAACATTTATGTTGGCACGACAAGAAACAACATACTTGAGGGTTCATTACAACGTAGATTTAATCAAGTTGTATTTGGTCATGGTAGACAACTTTGGGGACTTGCTGTACATCCTGATGATGAAGTATTTGCAACTGCTGGAcacgataaaaatattgcactTTGGAGAAggcataaattattatggacAACACag gTTGGATTTGAATGTATTTGTATTGCATTTCATCCATTTGGAGTTGCACTTGCTGCAGGTTCATCAGAAGGACATCTTCTTGTACTTGCTGCTGATACTGGAGCAGCTGTTGCAACACTTAGAGTTTGTGGTTCTTCACTTTCATGTATTGGATATAATCcaa ctgGAGAAATAATTGCAATGGGATCACAAAATGGTAGTATTTATCTTTTTCGAGTATCAAGAGAtggtttttcatataaaaaaagtaataaaatacgTGGTACACAGCCACTTGTACAACTTGATTGGAGTTCAGATAGCAGATTTCTTCAAACTGTTACTCAAGATTATGATCTTGTATTTT ggGATATTAAAGCACTGCAATCAGAAAAAAGTCCAATAGTTATGAAAGATGTCAAATGGCATACTCACAATTGCACAGTTGGTTACATGGTttctg gcATGTGGAATAATCGTTATTATCCATTGACAACTGTACTAACAACATCTAGTCGTTCAGCAGCTCATGACATGCTTGTGAGTGGTGATGCCGAGGGTTATTTAAGACTATTTAGATATCCTTGTACCAGTGCAAAAGCTGAATATGTTGAAGAAAAAGTATACAGTTCATTATTGGCTTGTGCACGTTTTCTATATAATGATCAAAATATTGTTACTGTTGGTGGTACTGATGCAGCACTTATGCTCTGGGAATTAGTCGATGAATAA